A window from Streptomyces sp. NBC_00335 encodes these proteins:
- a CDS encoding acyl-CoA dehydrogenase family protein, with protein sequence MSSPAAAPLDLLYSEAEEELRTAVRSLLAARCAPAAVLDRIEGGSPHDPGLWRVLAADIGTAGLLVPEKLGGQGAGHREAAVVLEELGRAAAPVPYLTSAVLSTEILLGCESAESADLLRELAAGSRICVPALPLTLAPGAPLPAPVRDSGTGSLSGSVTSVADAVCADVLLVLADTGLYAVPADAAGVTRTPLVALDLTRPLAGVTLDAAAGTRLADPATARAAIAGALLSGAGLLASEQLGIAEWCLTETVAYLRTRHQFNRPVGSFQAVKHRLARLWLDVASARAAARAAADALAAGAADAPLTVAVAQAYCSGVAVRAAEECVQLHGGIGMTWEHPAHLYLKRAKADSLALGTTGHHRGLVADFAELPAP encoded by the coding sequence ATGAGCTCTCCCGCCGCAGCCCCGCTGGACCTGCTGTACTCCGAGGCCGAGGAGGAACTCCGTACGGCGGTACGGTCCCTGCTCGCCGCCCGCTGCGCTCCCGCGGCCGTCCTCGACCGGATCGAGGGCGGCAGCCCCCACGACCCCGGCCTGTGGCGGGTGCTCGCCGCCGACATCGGCACGGCGGGGCTCCTCGTACCGGAGAAGCTGGGCGGACAGGGGGCCGGCCACCGGGAGGCGGCCGTGGTCCTGGAGGAGCTCGGCCGGGCCGCGGCGCCGGTCCCGTACCTCACGAGCGCGGTCCTTTCGACGGAGATCCTGCTCGGCTGTGAGAGCGCGGAATCCGCGGACCTCCTACGGGAGCTCGCGGCGGGCAGCCGCATCTGCGTGCCCGCGCTGCCCCTGACCCTCGCCCCCGGCGCACCCCTGCCGGCGCCGGTCCGCGACTCCGGCACGGGGTCGCTGAGCGGGAGCGTGACCTCGGTCGCCGACGCCGTCTGCGCCGACGTGCTGCTGGTCCTCGCCGACACCGGGCTGTACGCCGTCCCGGCCGACGCGGCGGGGGTCACCCGGACCCCGCTCGTGGCGCTGGACCTGACCCGCCCCCTGGCCGGCGTCACCCTCGACGCAGCCGCCGGAACCCGGCTCGCCGACCCGGCCACCGCCCGCGCGGCCATCGCCGGAGCACTGCTCTCCGGGGCCGGGCTGCTCGCCTCGGAACAGCTCGGGATCGCCGAGTGGTGCCTGACGGAGACGGTGGCGTACCTGCGCACCCGCCACCAGTTCAACCGCCCCGTCGGCTCCTTCCAGGCCGTCAAGCACCGCCTCGCCCGGCTGTGGCTCGACGTGGCCTCCGCCCGCGCGGCGGCGCGCGCCGCGGCCGACGCCCTCGCCGCCGGCGCCGCCGACGCGCCGCTCACGGTGGCGGTGGCCCAGGCCTACTGCTCGGGCGTGGCGGTCCGGGCCGCCGAGGAGTGCGTGCAGCTCCACGGAGGCATCGGCATGACCTGGGAGCACCCCGCGCACCTCTACCTCAAGCGGGCCAAGGCCGACTCCCTGGCCCTGGGCACGACCGGGCACCACCGCGGCCTGGTCGCGGACTTCGCGGAGCTCCCGGCGCCGTAA
- a CDS encoding acyl-CoA dehydrogenase family protein has translation MTAAVLTADQVRARVRELLAAHPPATTARGPFLWARFDAGLAWVHYPEGLGGLGAPRSLQAVVDAELEAAGAPDNQPRRIGIGLGMAAPTILAYGTEEQKRRFLRPLWTGEEVWCQLFSEPGAGSDLAALGTRAVRDGEDWVVDGQKVWTSSAHTARWAILIARTDPELPKHQGITYFLCDMTAPGVEVRPLRQITGEAEFNEVFLTGVRIPDAHRLGEVGQGWAVARTTLMNERVSIGGMRIPREGGMIAPVAAAWRERPELRTHDLHGRLLELWIEAEVARLTGERLRQQLAQGQPGPEGSGMKLTFARLNQEISGLEVELLGEEGLLYEDWTLRRPEIVDFTGRDAGYRYLRAKGNSIEGGTSEILLNIVAERVLGLPAEPRDDKDLAWKDLAR, from the coding sequence ATGACGGCCGCCGTGCTCACCGCCGACCAAGTGCGCGCCCGCGTGAGGGAACTGCTCGCCGCGCACCCGCCCGCCACCACCGCGCGCGGGCCGTTCCTGTGGGCCCGCTTCGACGCCGGACTCGCCTGGGTGCACTACCCCGAGGGCCTCGGCGGACTCGGTGCGCCCCGCTCCCTGCAGGCCGTCGTGGACGCGGAACTGGAGGCCGCCGGAGCCCCCGACAACCAACCGCGCCGGATCGGCATCGGCCTCGGCATGGCCGCGCCCACGATCCTCGCGTACGGCACCGAGGAGCAGAAGCGGCGCTTCCTGCGGCCCTTGTGGACCGGCGAGGAGGTCTGGTGCCAGCTCTTCAGCGAGCCCGGCGCCGGCTCCGACCTGGCCGCGCTCGGCACCCGTGCGGTCCGTGACGGCGAGGACTGGGTGGTGGACGGCCAGAAGGTGTGGACCTCCAGCGCCCACACCGCCCGCTGGGCCATCCTGATCGCCCGCACCGACCCGGAGCTGCCCAAGCACCAGGGCATCACCTACTTCCTGTGCGATATGACCGCCCCCGGCGTGGAAGTGCGCCCGCTGCGCCAGATCACCGGCGAGGCCGAGTTCAACGAGGTCTTCCTCACCGGCGTCCGGATCCCCGACGCCCACCGCCTCGGCGAGGTGGGCCAGGGCTGGGCGGTGGCCCGCACCACCCTGATGAACGAACGCGTCTCCATCGGCGGCATGCGGATCCCGCGCGAGGGCGGCATGATCGCCCCGGTCGCCGCGGCCTGGCGCGAGCGCCCCGAGCTGCGCACGCACGACCTGCACGGGCGGCTGCTGGAACTGTGGATCGAGGCCGAGGTCGCCCGCCTGACCGGGGAGCGGCTGCGCCAGCAGCTCGCCCAGGGCCAGCCCGGCCCCGAGGGCTCGGGCATGAAGCTGACCTTCGCCCGCCTCAACCAGGAGATCAGCGGGCTGGAGGTGGAACTCCTCGGCGAAGAAGGCCTGTTGTACGAGGACTGGACCCTTCGCCGCCCCGAGATCGTCGATTTCACCGGCCGCGACGCCGGTTACCGCTACCTCCGCGCCAAGGGCAACAGCATCGAGGGCGGCACCAGCGAAATCCTCCTCAACATCGTCGCCGAACGCGTACTCGGCCTGCCCGCCGAGCCGCGCGACGACAAGGACCTCGCGTGGAAGGACCTGGCCCGATGA
- a CDS encoding NADPH:quinone oxidoreductase family protein codes for MQAWRVHTPGEPREAMRLEEVPEPVPGEGEVRLKVLAANVNFPDALLVRGQYQIRPPLPFTPGVEICGETDDGRRVIANPSLPHGGFAEYVTAPARALLPAPDTLDDAEAAALHIGYQTGWFGLHRRARLQAGETLLVHAAAGGVGSAAVQLGKAAGATVIGVVGGKAKVRAAEELGCDLVIDRTSEELVARVKEFTGGRGADVVYDPVGGEAYTASAKCVAFEGRIIVVGFASGTIPAPALNHALVKNYAILGLHWGLYAAKDPAAIAACHAELTRLAAEGSIKPLVSERVPLAGAADAVQRLADGTTTGRLVVVPALDTVLLGSPAGGSR; via the coding sequence ATGCAGGCATGGCGAGTACACACCCCCGGCGAGCCCCGCGAGGCGATGCGCCTCGAAGAGGTGCCCGAACCGGTGCCCGGCGAGGGCGAGGTGAGGCTCAAGGTGCTCGCCGCCAACGTCAACTTCCCCGACGCGCTGCTCGTGCGCGGCCAGTACCAGATCCGCCCGCCGCTCCCCTTCACCCCGGGCGTAGAGATCTGCGGCGAGACCGATGACGGCCGCCGCGTCATCGCCAATCCGAGCCTGCCGCACGGCGGCTTCGCCGAGTACGTCACCGCCCCCGCGCGCGCCCTGCTCCCCGCCCCGGACACCCTCGACGACGCCGAGGCGGCCGCCCTGCACATTGGCTACCAGACGGGCTGGTTCGGCCTGCACCGCAGGGCCCGGCTCCAGGCCGGCGAGACCCTCCTCGTGCACGCCGCCGCGGGCGGCGTCGGCAGCGCGGCCGTGCAGCTCGGCAAGGCCGCCGGAGCCACCGTCATCGGGGTCGTCGGCGGCAAGGCCAAGGTGCGCGCCGCCGAAGAGCTCGGCTGCGATCTCGTCATCGACCGCACCAGCGAGGAACTGGTGGCCCGCGTCAAGGAGTTCACCGGCGGACGCGGGGCCGACGTGGTCTACGACCCGGTCGGCGGCGAGGCCTACACCGCCTCGGCCAAGTGCGTGGCCTTCGAAGGCCGGATCATCGTGGTCGGCTTCGCGAGCGGCACCATCCCCGCGCCCGCGCTGAACCACGCCCTCGTCAAGAACTACGCCATCCTCGGCCTCCATTGGGGCCTGTACGCCGCCAAGGACCCGGCCGCGATCGCCGCCTGCCACGCCGAGCTCACCCGGCTCGCCGCCGAGGGCTCCATCAAACCGCTGGTCAGCGAGCGGGTGCCGCTCGCCGGCGCCGCGGACGCCGTGCAGCGCCTCGCCGACGGGACCACCACCGGCCGGCTGGTCGTCGTACCGGCCCTGGACACCGTGCTGCTCGGCTCACCCGCAGGAGGTTCCCGATGA
- a CDS encoding SDR family oxidoreductase, translating into MENAPRGLPAPPPLGSAALPPGTFTGRAVLVTGGGTGLGKAIATEFARLGADLVIAGRRIEQLKSAQEELAAVPGAGRVTAAVCDIRDPERVAEVFDAAGAAFGGVPDVLVNNAAANFPCPAEDLSPNAWRAVVDITLTGTWFVTREFGRRHLAAGSAGSIVNIGASYAWTGGPGYAHSAAAKAGVKNLVETLAVEWGPYGIQINGLVPGLFPHADMTEDIRGGLERAAPDDKDARQPALRVGAPRELGWAATFLASPYARFITGHTLVVDGANWQRRSLVNPEVVPVREQLGRGPFTA; encoded by the coding sequence ATGGAAAACGCTCCGCGCGGTCTGCCCGCGCCTCCGCCGCTCGGTTCCGCCGCCCTGCCGCCCGGCACGTTCACCGGCCGGGCGGTGCTCGTGACCGGCGGCGGGACCGGGCTGGGCAAGGCCATCGCCACCGAGTTCGCACGGCTCGGCGCGGATCTGGTGATCGCCGGCCGCCGGATCGAGCAGTTGAAGTCGGCTCAGGAAGAGCTGGCGGCCGTGCCCGGAGCGGGCCGGGTGACGGCCGCCGTCTGCGACATCCGCGACCCCGAGCGGGTCGCGGAGGTCTTCGACGCGGCCGGGGCGGCCTTCGGCGGCGTCCCGGACGTGCTCGTCAACAACGCGGCCGCCAACTTCCCCTGCCCGGCCGAGGACTTGTCCCCCAACGCCTGGCGGGCGGTGGTCGACATCACCCTGACCGGCACCTGGTTCGTGACCCGGGAGTTCGGCCGCCGCCACCTCGCCGCGGGCAGCGCCGGGTCCATCGTGAACATCGGCGCCTCGTACGCCTGGACCGGCGGGCCGGGCTACGCGCACAGCGCCGCCGCCAAGGCGGGGGTGAAGAACCTCGTCGAGACGCTCGCCGTCGAGTGGGGCCCGTACGGCATCCAGATCAACGGCCTGGTCCCCGGGCTGTTCCCGCACGCGGACATGACCGAGGACATCCGGGGCGGGCTGGAGCGGGCCGCCCCGGACGACAAGGACGCCCGGCAGCCCGCCCTGCGGGTCGGCGCACCGCGCGAACTGGGCTGGGCCGCCACCTTCCTGGCCTCGCCCTACGCCCGCTTCATCACCGGCCACACCCTGGTGGTGGACGGGGCGAACTGGCAGCGGCGCTCGCTCGTCAACCCCGAAGTGGTGCCGGTGCGCGAGCAGTTGGGGCGGGGGCCGTTCACTGCGTGA
- a CDS encoding SRPBCC family protein, translating to MSAEQSGGSGPAVTARELVRTAVVPAAPDAVWELVGRFGALDAWHPYVPKAVIEGGSDPEQPGAVRVFSIEGTVVAREELLDRDPAARVLVRRGGEPAPAPGVRRHPGRTPPPARQ from the coding sequence GTGAGCGCCGAGCAGTCCGGGGGCTCCGGACCCGCCGTGACCGCCCGCGAACTGGTCAGGACCGCCGTCGTCCCGGCCGCCCCGGACGCCGTCTGGGAGCTCGTCGGCCGGTTCGGCGCGCTCGACGCGTGGCACCCGTACGTACCCAAGGCCGTCATCGAGGGCGGGAGCGACCCCGAACAGCCGGGAGCCGTACGGGTCTTCAGCATCGAGGGGACGGTCGTCGCCCGCGAGGAGCTGCTCGACCGGGACCCCGCCGCGCGCGTACTCGTACGCCGTGGTGGAGAGCCTGCTCCCGCTCCGGGAGTACGTCGCCACCCTGGCCGTACGCCCCCACCCGCTCGGCAGTGA
- a CDS encoding SDR family oxidoreductase has protein sequence MTRTYLVTGAASGIGRATADRLRAQGHTVIGADLEGADIEADLATAAGRAALVARTTERTGGRLDAVVACAGIAAFDPLTVRVNHFGAVATLEGLRPLLAAGSDPRAVVVSSVASIHPADPAIVDAALAGDEEAAAEAAAAAVARGEGHLVYGSTKAAVARWIRRTAPTADWAGAGIPLNAIAPGTITTPMTAPLLADAGMREVVDASVPMPLHGHATAEQVAPLLDWLTAPDNTHVTGQVVFIDGGADAVLRGDGAW, from the coding sequence ATGACTCGTACCTACCTCGTCACCGGCGCCGCCTCCGGCATCGGCCGCGCCACCGCCGACCGGCTTCGCGCCCAGGGCCACACCGTCATCGGCGCCGACCTCGAGGGCGCCGACATAGAGGCCGACCTCGCCACCGCCGCCGGCCGCGCCGCGCTCGTCGCCCGCACCACCGAACGCACCGGCGGCCGCCTGGACGCCGTCGTCGCCTGCGCCGGCATCGCCGCCTTCGATCCGCTGACCGTCCGGGTCAACCACTTCGGAGCCGTCGCCACCCTGGAGGGCCTGCGCCCGCTGCTCGCCGCGGGATCCGACCCCCGCGCCGTCGTCGTCTCCTCCGTGGCCTCGATCCACCCCGCCGACCCCGCCATCGTCGACGCCGCTCTCGCCGGCGACGAGGAGGCGGCCGCCGAAGCCGCCGCGGCCGCCGTCGCGCGCGGCGAGGGCCACCTCGTCTACGGATCCACCAAGGCCGCCGTGGCCCGCTGGATCCGCCGCACCGCGCCCACCGCCGACTGGGCGGGCGCGGGGATCCCGCTCAACGCCATCGCCCCGGGCACCATCACCACCCCCATGACGGCCCCGCTCCTCGCCGACGCGGGCATGCGCGAGGTGGTCGACGCGAGCGTGCCGATGCCCCTGCACGGCCACGCCACCGCCGAACAGGTCGCCCCGCTGCTGGACTGGCTCACCGCCCCCGACAACACCCACGTCACCGGCCAGGTCGTCTTCATCGACGGCGGGGCCGACGCCGTGCTGCGCGGGGACGGTGCCTGGTGA
- a CDS encoding TetR/AcrR family transcriptional regulator: protein MSTASTGRPSLTERRREATRYEIAEAAAALFSERGYEATTVDDIARAAGISLRTFYRYCPAKEDALTPVLTAGVATLVEELALRPAEEHLTEAAQAAFTIATAGARYEEPGQTVRLIQVMSRVPEIRLRWLAAARAMQDRLVPVLAARTGRPEAALETRLLAAVLIDAVTVALEHWAAEDGREPLPAVSARALSLLRLAE from the coding sequence GTGAGCACGGCGAGTACGGGCCGCCCGTCCTTGACGGAGCGGCGCAGGGAGGCGACGCGGTACGAGATCGCGGAGGCCGCGGCCGCACTGTTCTCGGAGCGGGGGTACGAGGCCACGACGGTCGACGACATCGCGCGGGCGGCCGGCATCTCGCTGCGCACCTTCTACCGGTACTGCCCGGCCAAGGAGGACGCGCTGACCCCGGTCCTCACCGCCGGGGTCGCCACCCTGGTGGAGGAACTCGCCCTGCGTCCCGCGGAGGAGCACCTCACCGAGGCCGCACAGGCCGCCTTCACCATCGCGACGGCGGGCGCGCGCTACGAGGAGCCCGGACAGACGGTCCGCCTCATCCAGGTGATGAGCCGCGTCCCGGAGATCCGGCTGCGCTGGCTGGCGGCCGCCCGCGCGATGCAGGACCGCCTGGTGCCGGTCCTCGCCGCCCGTACGGGCCGCCCTGAAGCTGCCCTGGAGACCCGCCTGTTGGCGGCCGTACTCATCGACGCGGTCACCGTCGCCCTCGAACACTGGGCCGCCGAGGACGGCCGCGAACCGCTCCCGGCGGTTTCGGCCCGCGCCCTCTCCCTGCTGCGCCTGGCGGAGTAG
- a CDS encoding GlxA family transcriptional regulator: MHTVAVLALDRVIPFDLATPIEIFTRTRLPDGRPGYQIRVCAERPEIDAGTFTLRAPWGLEGLDAADTIIVPGTADPEAPLAPAVRDALRAAAANGTRIASICSGTFPLAATGLLDGLRATTHWIVAGLLAETHPDIEVDPDVLYVDNGQILTSAGAAAGLDLCLHMIRRDYGSAVAADAARLSVMPLEREGGQAQFIVHDYAPTPRGSALEPLLVWLQDNLGSDLTLAEIAAHAGTSTRTLMRRFRDQTGTTPLQWLHRARIRQAQHLLETTRHSVERIGAQVGFGSPTSFRDRFKKTTGVSPHAYRRSFG; this comes from the coding sequence ATGCACACCGTCGCCGTCCTCGCGCTGGACCGGGTGATCCCCTTCGATCTGGCCACCCCGATCGAGATCTTCACCCGCACCCGCCTCCCGGACGGACGCCCCGGCTACCAGATCCGCGTCTGCGCCGAGCGGCCGGAGATCGATGCGGGAACCTTCACCCTGCGCGCGCCCTGGGGACTGGAAGGGCTCGACGCCGCGGACACGATCATCGTTCCCGGTACCGCCGACCCCGAGGCCCCGCTCGCCCCCGCCGTCCGCGACGCGCTGCGCGCGGCCGCCGCCAACGGCACGCGCATCGCCTCCATCTGCTCGGGCACCTTCCCCCTGGCCGCGACCGGGCTACTCGACGGCCTGCGTGCCACCACCCACTGGATCGTGGCCGGCCTCCTGGCCGAGACCCACCCGGACATCGAGGTCGACCCGGACGTCCTGTACGTCGACAACGGCCAGATCCTCACCTCGGCGGGCGCCGCCGCGGGCCTGGACCTGTGCCTGCACATGATTCGCCGCGACTACGGCTCGGCCGTCGCCGCCGACGCCGCCCGGCTGTCCGTCATGCCCCTGGAACGCGAGGGCGGACAGGCGCAGTTCATCGTCCACGATTACGCACCCACCCCCCGGGGTTCGGCCCTCGAACCGCTGCTGGTCTGGCTGCAGGACAACCTCGGCTCCGATCTCACCCTCGCCGAGATCGCCGCCCACGCCGGAACCAGCACCCGGACCCTGATGCGCCGCTTCCGGGACCAGACCGGCACCACCCCGCTCCAGTGGCTCCACCGCGCCCGCATCCGCCAGGCCCAGCACCTCCTGGAGACCACCCGGCACTCCGTCGAACGCATCGGCGCCCAGGTCGGCTTCGGTTCGCCCACGTCCTTCCGCGACCGGTTCAAGAAGACCACCGGCGTCAGCCCGCACGCCTACCGCCGCAGCTTCGGCTGA
- a CDS encoding DJ-1/PfpI family protein — MHAQIVLFDGFDPLDVIAPYEVLYAGGSACGGAVSVELVSAEGPREVVSGTGGLVLRATAALDPRRADLILVPGASGRVGEPGEVPDHDAGAGERQQDEFIPVLLGRALTTGLPTLLKAAMDDPGVTVAAVCGGSLVLAMAGLLEGRRATTHHLGLDMLDATGVQAVRARVVDDGDLVTGAGVTSGLDLGLYLLEREVGPRIAHAVEELFAYERRGTVWRDAGPMPAGF, encoded by the coding sequence ATGCACGCCCAGATCGTCCTGTTCGACGGCTTCGATCCGCTCGACGTCATCGCCCCCTACGAGGTGCTGTACGCCGGCGGCAGCGCCTGCGGCGGTGCGGTGAGCGTGGAACTGGTGTCCGCGGAAGGTCCGCGCGAGGTGGTCAGCGGCACCGGGGGCCTGGTGCTGCGCGCCACCGCCGCTCTCGATCCCCGGCGTGCGGACCTGATCCTGGTCCCGGGTGCCTCGGGCCGCGTGGGAGAGCCCGGCGAGGTCCCCGACCACGACGCGGGGGCCGGGGAGCGGCAGCAGGACGAGTTCATCCCCGTGCTGCTGGGCCGCGCCCTGACGACCGGGCTGCCCACCCTGTTGAAGGCGGCGATGGACGACCCCGGGGTGACGGTCGCCGCGGTGTGCGGCGGCTCGCTCGTGCTCGCCATGGCCGGCCTGTTGGAGGGCCGCCGTGCCACCACCCACCACCTGGGCCTCGACATGCTCGATGCCACCGGTGTCCAAGCGGTGCGCGCCCGCGTCGTCGATGACGGTGACCTCGTCACCGGAGCCGGCGTCACCTCCGGCCTCGACCTGGGCCTGTACCTGCTGGAGCGCGAGGTGGGCCCGCGGATCGCCCACGCCGTCGAAGAGCTGTTCGCCTACGAGCGCCGCGGCACCGTCTGGCGTGATGCGGGCCCGATGCCCGCCGGCTTCTGA
- a CDS encoding DUF2269 family protein translates to MTKLFLSLHVLAAVLAIGPVTVAASMFPKALRSAHGNPGDHEALATLPTLHRICRVYAGIGVAVPVSGFVTASSLGVLGSGWLITSIVLTTAAAATLALLILPAQDGALDTVRALDSAQAPGSTAGVRSAARLAMLTGVFNLLWATVTVLMVVRPGSTTGA, encoded by the coding sequence ATGACGAAGCTCTTCCTCTCCCTGCACGTTCTGGCCGCGGTACTGGCCATCGGCCCGGTCACCGTTGCCGCCAGCATGTTCCCCAAAGCGCTGCGGAGCGCCCACGGCAACCCTGGTGACCACGAGGCGCTCGCGACCCTGCCGACGCTGCACCGCATCTGCCGCGTCTACGCCGGCATCGGCGTCGCGGTCCCCGTCTCCGGTTTCGTCACGGCGAGCAGCCTCGGCGTCCTCGGCAGCGGGTGGCTGATCACCTCGATCGTCCTGACCACCGCGGCGGCCGCCACCCTGGCCCTGCTGATCCTGCCCGCCCAGGACGGCGCCCTCGACACCGTGCGGGCGTTGGACTCCGCACAGGCCCCGGGCTCCACCGCCGGCGTCCGCTCCGCCGCCCGCCTCGCCATGCTCACCGGTGTCTTCAACCTGCTGTGGGCGACCGTCACCGTACTGATGGTCGTCCGGCCCGGCTCCACCACGGGAGCGTGA